TAATGCAAAAACGTATTTTTCATTACGGTTTAGTTCTGTTGGTCCGATAGGTGCTGCTCCTATATGGAATTTCTCCTGCTGCAGTAGATTCCATTGCTCAATTGTAAAAATCATAATCGGAATATCTTGACGTGGATTTTCAGAAGTCCACTTAGGATGTCGGATTGAGATTATTGGACCTGTTTCTACAACTTTTTCACCGTCTGATGAAGTATTAGCTAATCCTTCCCATTTGTCCGAAACAGTAGAATAATTCCCCCAAGTCTTTGGCAACTTAAATGTAAAACCGTATTCCGTGTTTTGATATAAGATAGAATCGCTTTGTTCCGCTTCGACAGAGGTAACTTCATTTTCTACGGGAGATTGTTTCTCTGGTTGCACTTGATTAGTACTCCCATCACTTCCACAACCAAACAAGGAAACACTTAATAATAGAATCACACCAAATGTTTTTTTCATTTTCTTCCCTCCAAAAAATACGTTACTTAAATAGACGATTTGCATAATATTTAGTTACATTCAGAACTACTGATGGGATAAGATTTATAAGAAGCTAACATATAAACTATAATGTATTTTCCGTTTCCGTTTCCCATCGTTCAATTTCAGCTCTTACGATTGGCGCCACTTCTGTTCCTAATAGTTCAATAGCTCTTAATACATCTTCGTGTGGCATGGAACCGACTGGTACGTGGAGCATGAAACGTGTAATCCCAACATTTTTACGAAGGAAAATGATTTTTTCTGCTACTGTCGCTACGTCCCCAACATATAATGCACCTTCTAAACTACTTGCTTCATCGAAGGTTTTGCGCGTATACGGTCCCCAACCGCGTTCTTTTCCAAGGACATTCATCACTTGCGCAGTTGGTTGAAAAAATTTATCTTTTGCACTATCAGTTGTCTCACCTACAAAACCATGTGAATGAGAAGCTACCTTTAACTTCGAAACGTCATGACCAGCCTGTTTTGCCGCTCGTTTATATAATTCAACTATTGGTGCAAATTGCAGGGGACTTCCGCCAATAATCGCTAGAACAAGTGGCAACCCAAGAACACCTGCGCGCACAGCAGATTGTGGTGTTCCACCGCTAGCAATCCAGACAGGTATTTGTGTTTGAACAGGTCGAGGATAAATTCCTAAATTATTAATAGATGGTCGATGTTTACCACTCCATGTGACTTTTTCTGATTCTCTAATTTTCAATAATAAATCTAGTTTTTCGTCGTATAACTCATCATAATCCTGTAGGTCATAACCAAATAGAGGAAATGATTCAATAAACGAACCTCTACCTGCCATGATTTCAGCTCGTCCATTTGAAATTGCATCAACCGTTGAAAATTCTTGGTATAAACGTACTGGATCGTCAGATGATAATACGGAAACGGCACTAGTCAGTTTAATTTGTTTCGTCTGTGATGCAGCTGCAGCTAGCAAAACAGCAGGTGCAGAACACGCAAAATCTTCACGATGATGCTCACCTACACCAAAAACATCCAATCCTACCTTATCCGCTAGCACGATTTCCTCCACAACTTCTCGTATACGTTCAGCGTGGCTAATCACTTTTCCAGTATGTACATCTGGTGTTGTTTCTACAAATGTTGTTATTCCAATTTCCATCAATATTGCCTCCTATTTTAAAAATGAATTGTATTTATATAGACGTAGTTCATCATACAATTATAAAAAAGGATTCTCAATTATCTTGATTTTATCGCTGCATGGATAATTGAAACAAAAAAAGCCCTTTCCAATGAAAGAGACTTTTAAGTTCAACAATGCTGTTACTTTGCTATTCAATTATGCTCGATGTTTCACGGCTAAACCTCTTAAGAATTTACGTGCGAAATTATCGCCGCATACTTTATAATTTCGATGTCCTTCTTTTCGTAAAATGGCACCTAGTTCGCCTTTTGATACTGCGATGCCGCCCTCATCAAGGATATCCAGCATATCTTCCGTTGTTAATTGTAATGCTACTTTTAATTTCTTTAGAAGCATATTATTAGCACTCTTTTCAGGCGAAACAGGACTTTCAACTTGTTCTGGTTTTGGATCTTGTTTACCTCTTTTAAAAGTAATGAATCCATTTAAAAATAACTCTAACATCTTATTATTGCATTTGATCTGATCTTCCGTTTCCTCTACCTCTACCTCAACCTCATCATCGTACTCATCTTTTGATTTGGTGAGTATCTTTATTAATTCGTCTTTTGTTACTTCCTTACCGCCAAGTTTAAATATTTCTAGCATCTCTTTATTTTTTATATCTAGTGCATATCTTAGTCTTATTAATATATCGTTATTATCCATTAATAAACCTCCTCGGTGTATTTAGTTCTACGCTGATTATCTATTATATCACGTAATTAACCAATATTGCGGTGTTTAGGATGAAAAGCGCCAGGTTCTAAAACAATTCTGAATTGTTTTAGAACCTGGCACCATATTTTAACGAACTGTATATTCCTTCATTTCTTTCGGAAGTGGAGAAACATACTGTTCACCGTTACG
The nucleotide sequence above comes from Psychrobacillus glaciei. Encoded proteins:
- a CDS encoding LLM class flavin-dependent oxidoreductase, which gives rise to MEIGITTFVETTPDVHTGKVISHAERIREVVEEIVLADKVGLDVFGVGEHHREDFACSAPAVLLAAAASQTKQIKLTSAVSVLSSDDPVRLYQEFSTVDAISNGRAEIMAGRGSFIESFPLFGYDLQDYDELYDEKLDLLLKIRESEKVTWSGKHRPSINNLGIYPRPVQTQIPVWIASGGTPQSAVRAGVLGLPLVLAIIGGSPLQFAPIVELYKRAAKQAGHDVSKLKVASHSHGFVGETTDSAKDKFFQPTAQVMNVLGKERGWGPYTRKTFDEASSLEGALYVGDVATVAEKIIFLRKNVGITRFMLHVPVGSMPHEDVLRAIELLGTEVAPIVRAEIERWETETENTL
- a CDS encoding YehS family protein, producing MDNNDILIRLRYALDIKNKEMLEIFKLGGKEVTKDELIKILTKSKDEYDDEVEVEVEETEDQIKCNNKMLELFLNGFITFKRGKQDPKPEQVESPVSPEKSANNMLLKKLKVALQLTTEDMLDILDEGGIAVSKGELGAILRKEGHRNYKVCGDNFARKFLRGLAVKHRA